The Bos indicus x Bos taurus breed Angus x Brahman F1 hybrid chromosome 11, Bos_hybrid_MaternalHap_v2.0, whole genome shotgun sequence genome includes a region encoding these proteins:
- the TTC32 gene encoding tetratricopeptide repeat protein 32, producing MDGQQGQESPAALALAQAHFKKGEYAEAEALYSAYIRQCACAASEGAARGSKCSPEDLATAFNNRGQIKYFRVDFYEAMDDYTSAIEVQPSFEVPYYNRGLILYRLGYFDDALEDFKKALDLNPGFQDAVLSLKQTILDKEEKQRRNY from the exons ATGGACGGGCAGCAAGGCCAGGAAAGTCCCGCAGCCCTAGCACTAGCCCAGGCTCATTTCAAGAAAGGTGAATACGCGGAGGCCGAGGCGCTGTACTCCGCTTACATTCGCCAGTGCGCCTGTGCAGCTTCGGAGGGAGCAGCACGCGGGAG CAAATGCAGCCCTGAGGATTTGGCTACTGCATTTAACAACAGGGGGCAAATCAAGtacttcagggttgatttttacGAAGCCATGGACGACTACACATCTGCTATAGAAGTCCAACCCAGTTTTGAAGTTCCATATTACAACAGAGGCTTGATATTGTATAGGCTGG GATACTTTGATGATGCTTTGGAAGATTTCAAGAAAGCATTAGACTTAAATCCTGGATTTCAAGATGCTGTTTTGAGCTTAAAACAGACTATtctagacaaagaagaaaagcaaagaagaaattattga